In Erigeron canadensis isolate Cc75 chromosome 1, C_canadensis_v1, whole genome shotgun sequence, a single window of DNA contains:
- the LOC122596313 gene encoding uncharacterized protein LOC122596313, giving the protein MSKRLRSTTQNHNHDDDHDDNIPVDIQTEIIKRVQDVKPLIRCRSVSKAWKSLIDSSKFIADHYKSNTNNHCMLVNYYEKKVNKYMASVVDDDDDDSFPRRNLPVALPESIDTSRLFNSEQGNLIGMCHGLFCFYGREEKVVDNSSSGKVAVIWNPSIRKSVAIPFPDKYHSLAAINFSVCPCTMHPKLVCIRPAENLADIYTLSSSSGDNYWTSVSINLPNISHISFFSEWAAHKAALDEGILYWHVYNNFNDHGHRFNRIITFDLASEEFGEVCLPDCLATTDLGHVLYLSCKPNGSSLVVIARDTQALYRVGKAVSHVWRMEEHGLFKQLYTIEAPGYYFVRGFRINGQAIIANSTLKILQVYDPSNRQIKDLDFNHIGHRVFFMGCYRKTLLLLNHQSISSFIGD; this is encoded by the coding sequence ATGTCAAAAAGATTAAGGTCGACGACGCAAAATCATAatcatgatgatgatcatgatgataaTATACCAGTCGACATTCAAACAGAGATCATAAAAAGAGTTCAAGATGTGAAACCATTGATTCGATGTCGATCGGTTTCCAAGGCATGGAAGTCACTAATCGATAGCTCCAAGTTTATCGCTGATCATTATAAATCAAATACTAATAATCATTGTATGCTAGtaaattattatgaaaaaaaggTGAACAAATATATGGCATCTGttgtggatgatgatgatgatgatagctTCCCTCGACGCAACCTTCCCGTAGCTCTTCCCGAATCTATCGATACCTCTCGGTTGTTTAACAGTGAACAAGGAAACCTTATAGGTATGTGTCATGGCTTGTTCTGCTTTTATGGTAGAGAAGAAAAAGTAGTAGATAATTCTTCTTCTGGAAAGGTGGCTGTAATCTGGAATCCATCAATTAGAAAATCGGTTGCTATTCCTTTCCCTGATAAGTATCACTCTCTTGCTGCCATTAATTTCAGCGTCTGTCCTTGTACTATGCACCCTAAGCTTGTCTGTATAAGACCCGCTGAAAATTTAGCTGACATTTATACATTAAGCAGCTCCTCGGGGGATAATTATTGGACAAGTGTATCTATCAATCTGCCTAATATATCACATATTAGTTTCTTTTCTGAATGGGCAGCTCATAAGGCAGCTTTAGACGAAGGCATTCTTTATTGGCATGTTTATAATAACTTCAATGACCACGGTCATAGGTTTAATCGGATTATCACATTTGATTTGGCTAGTGAGGAATTTGGAGAAGTTTGCCTCCCTGATTGCTTAGCAACAACAGATCTTGGACACGTGCTGTACTTATCTTGTAAGCCAAATGGGTCGTCTCTTGTTGTGATTGCACGTGATACTCAGGCCTTGTATCGAGTTGGTAAAGCAGTTTCTCACGTATGGAGGATGGAGGAGCATGGTTTGTTCAAGCAACTATACACCATTGAAGCACCGGGTTATTATTTTGTAAGAGGTTTCAGGATAAATGGTCAGGCTATCATAGCAAATTCCACTTTGAAAATACTTCAAGTTTATGATCCAAGCAACAGACAAATCAAAGATCTAGATTTTAATCATATTGGTCATCGTGTATTCTTCATGGGCTGTTACAGAAAAACTCTACTTCTGCTTAATCATCAGTCAATTTCATCATTCATTGGTGATTAa
- the LOC122585765 gene encoding F-box/FBD/LRR-repeat protein At1g13570-like, which yields MKAQRLSLDIISTLPPSIIETILCFLPIEEAARTSVLSREWRYHWIKIPKLEFIESTFQVLTYEAELSVPNQSFHKLSQRKVMTDRCKFFYAIYQVLLVHEGPIREFTLSMIPDNSCVEIDHILRHLSRKNTVKKLKLDLSFGYKLPSYLFSLSHLTDLHLASCDIDRELTFCGLGNLTSLYVFEVKTSTKTILHLLSNSPLLKTVDLGIAGGTIDCTDNSTIVDLFKLLPVVENLSIWCSVVELFIQDMIPWIPQELPISLVHLKYLFIDCISFIQRYGLPFLALCVRSSPNLEKLKLEIFPDTCLEEYEIRYFTLKDYSDMRLEHLKELEIINLYNREIELDFVKLILATSPVLNKVSIFLNHELSMDEKLQISEILLHSRHASPMAQIMIGQLEKSLA from the exons ATGAAAGCCCAGCGTTTGTCTTTAGATATAATTAGCACCCTTCCTCCAAGCATAATCGAAACCATTCTATGTTTCTTACCGATTgaggaagcagcaaggacaagtGTCTTATCTAGGGAATGGAGGTACCATTGGATCAAAATTCCTAAACTTGAGTTTATCGAGAGCACGTTTCAAGTATTAACTTACGAGGCTGAGCTATCAGTGCCGAACCAATCATTTCACAAACTAAGCCAAAGGAAAGTGATGACCGATAGGTGTAAATTTTTCTATGCTATATACCAAGTTCTGTTAGTGCATGAGGGTCCAATACGCGAGTTCACCCTTTCCATGATCCCAGATAACTCGTGTGTTGAGATTGACCATATACTACGTCATTTGTCACGAAAAAATACTGTCAAGAAGTTAAAGCTTGACTTGAGCTTCGGGTATAAACTGCCTTCATATCTCTTCTCGTTGAGTCACTTGACGGACCTACATCTTGCTAGCTGTGATATTGATCGTGAATTGACATTCTGTGGACTTGGTAACCTAACAAGCTTGTATGTGTTTGAGGTAAAGACGTCTACAAAAACGATTCTACATCTTCTATCCAATAGCCCACTACTCAAGACCGTGGACCTC GGTATTGCAGGAGGTACTATCGACTGTACTGACAATTCTACAATTGTTGACCTTTTCAAGCTTTTACCGGTTGTTGAAAATCTCTCTATTTGGTGTTCGGTCGTTGAG TTGTTTATTCAAGACATGATTCCATGGATTCCGCAAGAGCTTCCAATCTCACTGGTTCACCTCAAATACTTGTTTATAGATTGTATCTCTTTTATTCAAAGATATGGGTTACCTTTTCTTGCTCTGTGTGTCAGAAGCTCACCAAACCTAGAGAAACTTAAGCTAGAG ATTTTTCCGGATACATGCCTTGAGGAATATGAGATACGCTACTTTACACTCAAAGATTATTCAGATATGCGATTGGAACATCTGAAGGAATTGGAGATTATAAATTTGTACAACAGAGAAATTGAGTTGGATTTTGTGAAGCTAATCTTGGCCACATCACCTGTGCTAAACAAAGTTAGTATTTTTCTCAACCATGAGCTTTCCATGGATGAAAAGTTGCAGATTTCAGAAATTCTCTTACATTCCCGACATGCATCGCCGATGGCACAAATCATGATTGGACAGTTGGAAAAAAGTTTAGCCTAA
- the LOC122607377 gene encoding chitinase-like protein 1 — protein MQTKCTCLLVITFLFVIVSLVNADTSPVIVKKVKGKKVCDQGWECKGWSEYCCNLTISQYFDYYQFENLFSKRNTPVAHAVGFWDFKSFITASAIYQPLGFGTTGNKTTQMKEVAAFLAHVGSQTSCGYGVATGGPTAWGLCYNKEMSPMQDYCDDNYKYTYPCAPGADYFGRGALPVFWNYNYGYLADCLKVDLLHHPEYLEQNATLAFQAAIFQWITPLKKGQPSAHDCMVGSYKPTKNDTMSQRFPGFGCTMNILYGDRTCGKGDVDDMNTIITHYLYYLDLMGVGRETAGAHDVLTCAEQKPFNPPGKKDDKASS, from the exons ATGCAGACAAAATGCACGTGTCTCTTGGTGATAACTTTCCTGTTTGTAATAGTTTCATTGGTGAATGCCGATACATCGCCTGTAATAGTGAAGAAGGTGAAGGGAAAGAAAGTATGTGATCAGGGTTGGGAGTGTAAAGGGTGGTCAGAGTATTGTTGCAACCTAACAATATCTCAATATTTTGATTATTACCAATTTGAGAATCTTTTCTCAAAGAGGAATACACCGGTTGCACATGCTGTCGGTTTCTGGGATTTCAAGTCTTTTATCACTGCTTCAGCTATATACCAGCCCCTTGGGTTCGGTACGACAGGCAACAAGACAACACAGATGAAGGAAGTTGCTGCTTTTCTTGCTCATGTTGGAAGTCAAACTTCAT GTGGATATGGAGTGGCAACCGGAGGACCCACGGCATGGGGATTATGCTACAACAAAGAAATGAGCCCTATGCAAGATTACTGTGATGATAACTACAAGTACACTTACCCTTGTGCCCCGGGAGCTGACTATTTTGGTCGTGGTGCTTTGCCAGTCTTTTG GAACTACAACTATGGATACCTTGCCGACTGCTTGAAAGTGGATCTTCTACACCATCCTGAATACCTAGAACAAAATGCCACTTTAGCCTTCCAAGCTGCAATCTTCCAGTGGATAACCCCATTAAAGAAGGGTCAGCCATCAGCCCATGATTGCATGGTTGGATCCTACAAACCCACCAAAAACGACACCATGTCCCAAAGGTTTCCTGGATTTGGATGCACAATGAACATTCTTTATGGTGATCGCACTTGTGGAAAAGGTGATGTTGATGACATGAACACCATCATCACGCattacttgtattatcttgACCTGATGGGTGTTGGTCGAGAGACAGCTGGGGCCCACGATGTGCTCACATGTGCCGAACAGAAACCGTTTAACCCACCAGGTAAGAAAGATGATAAGGCGTCGAGCTAA
- the LOC122583369 gene encoding CMP-sialic acid transporter 3-like encodes MKQGMIECSVCHSKLVNPSTKTVSRAYDRHRSKYSKKQRALNVLLVVGDCMLVGLQPILVYMSKVDGKFNFSPISVNFLTEVAKVIFALVMLLIQARNQKVGEKPLLSVSTFVQAARNNVLLAVPAFLYAVNNYLKFTMQLYFNPATVKMLSNLKVLVIAVLLKIVMKRRFSIIQWEALALLLIGISINQMRSLPEGSTAMGLPIAMAAYIYTFIFVTVPSMASVFNEYALKSQFETSIYMQNLFLYGYGAIFNFLGILGTVIIKGPESFDILQGHSKATMLLIVNNAAQGILSSFFFKYADTILKKYSSTVATIFTGFASAALFGHTLTINFMLGISIVFISMHQFFSPLAKVKEEENGVLELEPVQSDHRDQFINIAAGANEEASHRLEADERRPLLPT; translated from the exons ATGAAACAAGGGATGATAGAATGCAGTGTCTGTCATTCCAAGCTGGTCAACCCGTCCACAAAAACTGTCTCCAGAGCTTATGATCGACACCGGAGCAAGTATTCCAAAAAACAACGGGCGCTCAATGTTCTATTGGTTGTTGGCGATTGTATGTTAGTTGGCTTACAG CCAATTTTGGTATACATGTCCAAGGTTGATGGGAAGTTTAATTTTAGCCCCATCAGTGTTAACTTTCTGACGGAAGTTGCAAAAGTTATCTTTGCACTTGTAATGCTTCTAATCCAG GCTAGAAATCAGAAGGTTGGAGAGAAACCACTACTTTCTGTTTCCACTTTTGTACAG GCAGCACGCAACAATGTGCTTCTTGCTGTTCCAGCTTTCTTGTATGCTGTTAATAACTATTTAAAGTTCACCATGCAG CTCTACTTCAATCCTGCAACAGTGAAGATGCTTAGCAATCTGAAG GTCTTGGTAATTGCAGTTTTGCTGAAGATAGTGATGAAGCGCCGATTTTCGATTATTCAG TGGGAGGCTCTGGCTTTGTTACTTATTGGGATTAGCATAAATCAAATGCGTTCCTTACCTGAGGGCTCTACTGCAATGGGTCTTCCAATTGCAATGGCTGcatatatctatacatttatcttc GTAACTGTTCCATCTATGGCATCCGTCTTCAATGAGTATGCATTGAAGAGTCAATTCGAAACAAGCATATATATGCAG AATTTATTTTTGTACGGATACGGTGCTATATTCAACTTTCTTGGGATCCTTGGAACTGTCATTATCAAAG GTCCTGAAAGCTTTGATATTTTGCAAGGACATTCAAAAGCTACAATGCTTTTAATTGTAAACAATGCAGCTCAAGGAATATTGtcttcatttttcttcaaataTGCTG ATACAATTTTGAAAAAGTACTCGTCAACAGTTGCCACGATTTTTACAGGCTTTGCATCTGCAGCTTTGTTTGGTCACACACTGACTATAAATTTCATGTTAGGAATATCTATTGTTTTCATTTCAATGCATCAG TTCTTTTCGCCTCTTGCAAAAGTTAAAGAGGAAGAAAATGGGGTATTGGAGTTAGAGCCAGTTCAGAGCGATCACAG GGACCAATTCATTAATATTGCAGCAGGGGCGAATGAGGAG GCTAGTCATCGTTTAGAAGCTGATGAAAGACGCCCTCTTCTACCTACTTGA
- the LOC122596323 gene encoding sugar transport protein 12-like — MAVGGAIGGSSKAYPGELTRSVVIASLVAACGGLIFGYDIGISGGVTSMPSFLEHFFPSVYKKQQDTQASSNQYCKFNSWTLTMFTSSLYLAALFAAWAASFITKRYGRKISMLIGGVTFCAGALLNAFALNLLMLIFGRILLGIGIGFANQSVPLYLSEIAPYKHRGALNMLFQLSITIGILIANLVNFGFAKINGGWGWRLSLGGAIVPAVVFIVGSLTLSDTPNSLIERGNIVEAKARLLKIRGVDNVDEEFKDLVAASEESKKIEQPWINLFKDRKYRPQVCFAFLIPFFQQFTGMNVFMFYAPVLFQTMGFGANASLYSTVITGGVNMIATLVSIYTVDKMGRRFLFIEGGIQMFICQIAITIAIALKFGVSGNPGELQMWYAILVVVFICIYIMGFAWSWGPLGWLVPSEIFPLEIRSTAQAINVSVNMICTFFIAQIFLQMLCAMRFGLFIFFMFFVIVMTIFVYYFLPETKGIPIEEMAGIWREHWYWKRFVPADDGSKDLKKKIELEEIVVKQKEDENEKIN; from the exons ATGGCTGTTGGTGGTGCTATCGGCGGTAGCTCAAAGGCGTACCCTGGAGAGCTTACACGTAGCGTGGTCATAGCAAGTTTGGTGGCAGCTTGTGGCGGTTTGATCTTTGGTTACGACATTGGAATTTCAGGTGGTGTGACCTCCATGCCATCCTTTTTGGAACACTTCTTTCCAAGTGTTTACAAAAAGCAGCAGGACACCCAAGCTTCTAGCAATCAATATTGTAAGTTTAATAGTTGGACATTGACCATGTTCACCTCATCCTTATACTTGGCTGCTCTCTTCGCGGCATGGGCTGCATCATTCATAACCAAACGTTACGGACGGAAAATTTCCATGCTCATCGGTGGTGTTACTTTCTGTGCCGGGGCACTCTTGAACGCCTTTGCTCTGAATCTTCTCATGCTTATCTTTGGTCGCATTCTTCTTGGTATTGGTATCGGCTTTGCTAATCAg tcCGTGCCTCTATATCTGTCGGAGATAGCTCCATACAAGCATCGTGGTGCACTCAACATGCTATTTCAACTCTCAATCACCATTGGAATTTTGATTGCCAACTTGGTCAATTTTGGGTTTGCCAAAATCAACGGTGGATGGGGTTGGCGGTTGAGCTTGGGCGGCGCGATTGTTCCTGCGGTAGTGTTTATTGTTGGCTCCTTAACCCTATCCGATACACCAAACTCGCTTATCGAACGTGGAAACATCGTAGAAGCGAAAGCAAGATTACTAAAAATTCGTGGTGTTGACAATGTGGATGAAGAATTCAAAGATCTTGTTGCCGCTAGCGAAGAAtccaaaaagatcgaacaaccaTGGATAAATCTTTTTAAGGATAGAAAGTACAGGCCTCAAGTATGTTTTGCGTTTCTCATTCCGTTTTTCCAACAATTCACCGGGATGAACGTTTTCATGTTTTACGCTCCGGTTTTGTTTCAAACAATGGGTTTTGGAGCTAACGCGTCGTTATATTCCACTGTTATTACCGGAGGCGTTAACATGATAGCCACTTTGGTTTCAATTTATACCGTCGATAAAATGGGGAGAAGGTTTCTGTTTATTGAAGGTGGTATTCAAATGTTCATATGTCAG ATTGCGATTACAATTGCAATCGCATTGAAGTTTGGAGTAAGTGGAAACCCTGGGGAGCTTCAGATGTGGTATGCTATTCTCGTAGTTGTGTTCATCTGCATCTACATTATGGGGTTTGCGTGGTCTTGGGGTCCGTTAGGGTGGCTCGTGCCTAGTGAAATCTTCCCACTCGAGATTCGATCAACCGCACAAGCTATTAATGTTTCTGTCAACATGATATGCACGTTTTTCATTGCACAAATCTTCCTCCAAATGTTGTGCGCAATGAg GTTTGGACTCTTCATCTTCTTTATGTTTTTTGTGATCGTGATGACTATTTTCGTCTACTATTTTCTACCGGAGACGAAGGGAATTCCTATTGAAGAGATGGCTGGAATTTGGAGGGAACACTGGTATTGGAAAAGATTTGTTCCCGCTGATGATGGATCTAaggatttaaagaagaagattgAATTAGAAGAAATCGTAGTAAAGCAAAAGGAGGACGAAAACGAGAAAATCAACTAA